The sequence GAATCAAGTCATCTATGATTTTTCTAAAAAAAGATGCTGAGATCATAATGATCACGGATCCTATTGTCACTATAAAATATTTTAAATTAGGATAAGGTATCTGTTTTAAATTAACTGAAATTATAATGTATACCCACATTTTTATACCATTTCATAAACATCATTTAATGATGGGCACATAAACCATCAGCATTATAAATGTTTCATCAATAGAAAATCTTGATTTATTTTTAGTTCAGGTAAAACCATGACAGAGAAAAGATACATAATAGGGTTTCTTGGACCTCAAGGAACCTATACTGAAGGGGCAGCTTCAAAATTAGATGGTAAACTAATAGCATTTGATTCTATAATGGAAGTTATGGAAGCTGTTAATCAAGAAAAAGTTGATATTGGTGTTGTTCCCATTGAAAACTCTATTGAAGGACCTGTGGGCGTTACGCTTGATCTTCTGGCACATGACTATGATTTAAAAATCAGGGGCGAAATAATTTTACCTGTAAGTCACAAGCTCCTTTTAAATCCTGGATCTTCAGTAGAAGACATCGAACTGGTTTATTCCCATGCACAGGCACTTTCACAGTGCCGTAAATTCATTGAAAAAATGGGTGCAAAACCGGTTGCTACAACCAGCACTTCAAAAGCTGCAGAAATAGTTAAAGGTAAAAAAAATGCTGCTGCAATTGGAACACAGCGTGCTGCAGATCTATATGGTCTAAAAATCGCTGCTTGTGATATTCAGGACTACAGAAACAATTTAACCCGGTTTATTGTTATAGGTAAACATGATCAAAAACCCACTGGCCATGACAAAACATCTATTGTTTTTTCACTGGTTGAAGATAGGCCGGGAGGCCTCTACGATGTTCTGGGCGTATTTGCAAAATGCAATGTCAATTTGACTAAGATTGAATCACGTCCTTCCAAAAAAAAGCTTGGAAATTACATCTTTTTCATCGATTTTCAAGGCCATAAGGACGATAAAGAGGTAAAGAACATTTTAAATAACATAAAAAACAAAACATTGTATGTTAAAATTCTGGGTTCATACCCTATGGAAGGGGATGATGGAGATAAGTGCTGAAAGAGATAAAATTATAAAAAGCCTCAATGAACTTGAAACTGAATTTAAGAAGGGTAATGTGCCGGAGAGCCACTATAAATTTCAAAAGAGGCAGTTAACTGGAAGACTTGAGACTTTGGAGGCTGCAGAAAGAGTAATGAGGCTTCAGGGAAAGAAAATTACTGAAGCACCGCTGGAAGCTGGCGATGAAAGTGAAAATGATGAACTGTTTAAAAAATACATCACATCTCCAGGGCTTAAAGAAAAAAATATTGAATCTAATAAGGGGATCTCACAAAATGCGATGATAGCCACTGCACTTTTAATTTTTGCCTTTGCTGTAGGTATTGGATTTGGTATTTACACTTTGAACATACCTGAGGAAGTTTCAAGTGTTTCTTTATATACAAATGAGAGTGCCTTTCCACCTTTCGTGCTTAATAACACCACAAACATGACAAACACCACAAATACAACTAACAGAACCAGACAAATGATGAATACAAGTAAACCTGTTAGCCCTCCTGTAACCCAACCTGCACCAGCAGCCACACCACCAGCAAATGAAGCTAAACCTCAAGAACCAGCAAACAATGATTCCAATAAGACCAACAACAATGATAATAACAGTGCAGCGGGTGAACAAGTACAAAAAAAACCAAAAAACTTAACATCACTAAATTCAAGTAATATTACCAATTAATAAGGCGTGAAAAAATGTTAAAATATCTTTTAAATACATTTTTTTTATAATAAACAGTAATTTCATGAATTACAATCAAAAAGCGAATATAATGTAAGATATTCAATTTTATCCCTCTTTAATTACTATAATAAAATAGAAAATTATATATCCAGTTTTCAGGTGATAATGGATAGAGGTAGATAAATTGAAGAAATACTTACCTGTATTAATCCTCATCTCAGCAGTTGTTCTGGCATCAGGATGTACAGATAGTGGAAATCAAACATCTGGAGACGTAAATAGCAAAAATGAAGTATACATTGGAGATGAGGTAACGTTTGAATACCCTGAAGGGTGGGAAACCATATCAAGTCATG comes from Methanobacterium sp. and encodes:
- the pheA gene encoding prephenate dehydratase yields the protein MTEKRYIIGFLGPQGTYTEGAASKLDGKLIAFDSIMEVMEAVNQEKVDIGVVPIENSIEGPVGVTLDLLAHDYDLKIRGEIILPVSHKLLLNPGSSVEDIELVYSHAQALSQCRKFIEKMGAKPVATTSTSKAAEIVKGKKNAAAIGTQRAADLYGLKIAACDIQDYRNNLTRFIVIGKHDQKPTGHDKTSIVFSLVEDRPGGLYDVLGVFAKCNVNLTKIESRPSKKKLGNYIFFIDFQGHKDDKEVKNILNNIKNKTLYVKILGSYPMEGDDGDKC